The Litchfieldia alkalitelluris genome has a window encoding:
- a CDS encoding ABC transporter permease, translating into MNLFSYTFKSLRGRITNVIFTVVAIMLAIGLTLSVLTISNSVEEGIKDQAGTYDLIVGAEGSPLQLVLNSLVYLETPTGNISYELYENLTEDDRILRAVPLGLGDSYRGFPIVGTTQDFFLPFREGMAERFFLNEGAWFEHTGEVVVGYEVATTLSLSLGDTFHGNHGLGDGGDAHEDLEYVVVGILSPTGSPDDQAIFTPIESVWEVHDHDEEESAEEHADHTEEETSEEHANHEEEETSEEHASHTEEEAVDEHADHDESEELASENEHAHEEDRQVTAILVKPEQLGFIPLVKQELDDLHEVQAVYPVTIFRQLLETFSAGRSIAILLASVSIVMAALFIVFAVMNSVVQRKKETEILRALGVPRRKLILTNIIETITVSSIGTILGIGLSAVVFLIASTYSREFFGVNLPGGLIDWTSLKYGLYLFVLAIVVSFIPSLWIYSKKVDGKQL; encoded by the coding sequence ATGAATCTATTTTCATATACATTTAAAAGCTTACGAGGTCGCATCACCAATGTGATTTTCACAGTTGTTGCGATTATGCTTGCCATCGGATTAACTTTATCTGTTTTAACCATTTCAAACAGTGTTGAAGAAGGGATTAAAGACCAAGCTGGAACCTATGACCTGATCGTAGGGGCTGAGGGAAGTCCATTACAGCTCGTTTTAAATAGTTTGGTTTACTTAGAAACTCCTACTGGTAATATCTCATACGAGTTATATGAAAATCTTACTGAAGATGATAGAATTCTCAGGGCTGTTCCTCTTGGATTAGGAGATTCATATCGAGGGTTTCCGATTGTCGGAACCACTCAAGATTTCTTCCTGCCTTTTCGTGAAGGGATGGCTGAACGCTTTTTCTTAAATGAAGGTGCTTGGTTTGAACATACAGGAGAGGTAGTCGTCGGTTATGAAGTAGCAACTACCCTTAGTCTTTCTCTTGGAGATACTTTTCATGGAAATCACGGATTAGGCGATGGTGGAGATGCACATGAGGACTTAGAATATGTGGTTGTTGGAATCCTTTCTCCAACAGGTAGCCCAGATGATCAAGCGATTTTCACACCAATTGAAAGTGTCTGGGAAGTTCATGATCATGACGAAGAAGAATCGGCTGAAGAGCATGCAGATCATACAGAAGAAGAAACGTCTGAAGAGCATGCAAATCATGAGGAAGAAGAAACGTCTGAAGAGCATGCTAGTCATACAGAAGAGGAAGCTGTTGACGAACATGCTGATCATGATGAATCTGAAGAACTTGCCTCTGAAAATGAGCATGCTCATGAAGAAGATCGACAGGTTACAGCGATACTAGTAAAGCCTGAGCAACTAGGATTTATTCCTCTAGTAAAACAAGAACTAGATGATCTACATGAGGTACAAGCAGTGTATCCAGTAACTATCTTCCGTCAACTACTTGAAACGTTTAGTGCAGGAAGATCTATTGCTATTCTTTTAGCATCAGTATCAATCGTAATGGCTGCTTTATTTATTGTGTTCGCGGTCATGAATTCAGTTGTGCAACGTAAAAAAGAAACGGAAATACTCAGAGCGCTGGGTGTTCCACGAAGAAAATTAATTTTAACCAATATCATAGAAACGATTACGGTTTCTTCAATTGGTACCATTCTTGGAATTGGTTTGTCTGCGGTTGTCTTTTTAATCGCTAGCACTTACAGCCGTGAGTTTTTTGGCGTAAATCTTCCAGGTGGCTTAATTGATTGGACTTCGTTAAAATATGGATTATATTTATTTGTTTTGGCAATTGTTGTTTCATTTATCCCATCTTTATGGATTTATTCGAAAAAAGTAGATGGAAAACAACTATAA
- a CDS encoding DUF3299 domain-containing protein: MNKKLVGMFLLLLLVVSGCGSSDTTKEAATTEEESNALVEISFDQFFTKSDTGNGQITEEMLALNGKKVGIKGYMTELTPIDNRFIYLVPTAGAACPFCSADNPKYLEAIAVYPPDGQEIDYTLDGLWAYGTLEVGEEIDEATGLISMFRLKADSIEKYQER; the protein is encoded by the coding sequence ATGAATAAGAAATTAGTTGGTATGTTTCTTTTACTTTTACTAGTCGTTTCAGGTTGTGGTTCTTCAGACACAACAAAGGAAGCGGCGACAACTGAAGAGGAAAGTAATGCTCTTGTTGAAATTAGCTTCGATCAATTTTTTACAAAATCAGACACAGGTAATGGGCAAATTACCGAAGAAATGCTCGCTTTAAACGGGAAAAAAGTTGGGATTAAAGGTTATATGACCGAATTAACGCCAATTGATAATCGATTTATTTATCTTGTACCAACGGCAGGGGCAGCATGTCCATTCTGTTCAGCAGATAATCCGAAATATCTTGAAGCGATTGCAGTCTATCCACCAGATGGGCAGGAAATTGACTATACACTGGACGGACTATGGGCGTATGGTACGCTAGAAGTTGGAGAAGAAATTGACGAAGCAACTGGATTGATTAGTATGTTTCGATTAAAAGCTGATTCAATTGAGAAATATCAGGAAAGATAG
- a CDS encoding HupE/UreJ family protein, translating into MTKYFSRKNYTTKIFIAIILLFSIFSTIFSSQASAHALSASFGEMTINDNEINLAFSIDDLSVIESTNADANLDGKLSQEEVDSAQAEILEWMSRNLLVTFDGMVQRSGIDSMIVEPRNDLQVVTASFTYPISTAVGKVVLNDHFYENSADNTTYTHFLKVEQNGEVSEHLLKGNNRTFEAAFDPTTPVSNQSTWLSFLFLGMEHILFGFDHLLFLFALLLAKQSFKEYIKIVTAFTIAHSITITLGYLEIISLPGILVESVIALSICYVAIENIFRKGMKHRWTLTFVFGLIHGLGFAGMLHEMTIPKSHLVTALLSFNIGIEIVQIAIVAVVIPLLRYMQKFSSYTRTVQYGSALIVVIGAYWVVERVLGL; encoded by the coding sequence TTGACTAAATACTTTTCAAGAAAAAATTATACTACGAAAATTTTCATCGCTATTATTCTACTTTTTTCAATATTTTCTACTATTTTCTCTTCTCAAGCTTCCGCACATGCCTTAAGTGCTAGTTTTGGTGAAATGACGATTAATGACAATGAAATTAATTTAGCTTTCTCAATTGATGACCTTTCAGTAATTGAGTCCACAAACGCGGATGCGAATCTTGATGGCAAGCTTTCACAAGAGGAAGTTGATTCCGCTCAAGCTGAAATCCTTGAATGGATGAGCCGTAACTTGCTAGTTACATTTGATGGTATGGTACAACGTAGTGGAATTGACTCAATGATCGTGGAACCAAGAAATGACTTACAAGTAGTTACTGCTAGCTTTACCTATCCGATATCAACAGCTGTTGGTAAGGTTGTTCTGAATGACCATTTCTATGAAAATTCAGCTGACAATACAACTTACACACATTTTCTTAAGGTTGAGCAAAACGGAGAAGTCAGTGAGCACCTTTTAAAAGGGAATAATAGAACATTTGAAGCTGCCTTTGACCCAACTACACCAGTGTCAAATCAATCTACTTGGTTATCCTTCCTTTTTCTTGGAATGGAGCATATATTATTTGGATTTGATCATCTATTATTTTTATTTGCATTATTATTAGCAAAGCAAAGCTTTAAGGAGTATATAAAAATCGTTACAGCATTCACCATTGCACATAGTATTACAATCACTTTGGGGTATTTAGAAATCATTTCACTTCCTGGTATTTTAGTTGAATCAGTGATCGCCTTAAGTATATGTTATGTAGCAATTGAAAATATTTTCCGCAAAGGGATGAAGCATCGCTGGACATTAACCTTTGTTTTCGGTCTTATTCACGGACTAGGATTTGCTGGAATGTTGCATGAAATGACAATTCCGAAAAGCCATTTAGTTACTGCTTTACTTAGCTTTAACATTGGGATTGAAATTGTACAAATTGCAATTGTAGCAGTGGTGATCCCATTACTAAGATACATGCAAAAATTCAGTTCTTATACACGTACAGTTCAATACGGATCAGCTTTAATTGTAGTGATTGGAGCTTATTGGGTAGTTGAACGAGTATTAGGATTATAA
- a CDS encoding CehA/McbA family metallohydrolase: MSKQLRRNRKWFALAMIFLLLTGLLPAKPFTTEKAVAETSDLFFSEYIEGSSNNKALEIYNGTGSAVDLSGYTVELYSNGKTDVSYSLDLEGTLDNGDVYIIANAGAVPAILDLADITSTVTYYNGDDALVLKNNGNVIDSIGKVGEDPGSVWGAGDAKTAEQTLVRKSSITSGDKNQSDDFDPATEWDHYSQNDFTYLGTHTVDSTDPEEPVDPGVTAIADARKLDVGTTDVTVKGVITSTRNGKISIQDNTAGLSLYKQTNADVVFKEGDTVKVTGKVTEFNGVKQIQDFTAEIVDASTSVPEPQVLSIDLLGEDNESEIIKINNVTLGTVNTGGSTDLTDENGNKTTIYKVPALSGVAAGDQVDVIAIVSEYKGTYQLHVRTAGDVTPAVVEETPDVNTISEARAAAEGTEVTIEGVVTHNETGTIMYVQDSTGGIKIDTYGKDVSLSSYQKGDKVNIKGVISLFRAEAQVTVDKVENITKINANNPLPQPKTITIEELGDYQGQLVTIQMAKLNATTSTTHSFTIEDTLKKTTTLYHANAKNFTSSAYKVGEYYDITGVAAMFNTPQLKLRDGADMLKQAPPQDAKLPLIYEVKPSKMTTILEKQPVISGKLEETETAIDWASFKLLVDGQDVTAAATVNKEEFTFSYNTPNELALGEHSIFVEISDVSGAKNQYISYFYVAEQKEDSDYNFYFGVPHAHTGFSDGKGTPADAYQMSYDNGLDYIIVTDHSNWLDGDKYVSERKEFEETVGSEWHQTKEMMNAFNAKHEGDFLAMRGFEMTSSHWGHINVFNAQNYVEAKQTVVELGEFYEWLTTQENVVASFNHPNWPSDSYNNLAYVPEVDHLMATLEVGNGAPPYSYARAEEHFFRAMDNGWHVGAVNGQDNHSANWGAPDNLTAVVAEDLTNESFMEAFKARRVYSTEARDAKLRVKANDFWMGSTLDVKDGEELKFDIWVQDETNPIDEIQIISNGGEIIKQVKVGEATEYTWNPTIIDGDGANWYVVKVIHTDSKWTTASAIYTAGGEMDVKLTLLEVNPDPSVPGFETDLTATVSNMGVRSVENLNVKFYSGSVSSENYIGESPIAYIGPGKKGSAKVKWIPEESGQDKIIAVLDEIENVTTVTKLEKIVKVVASNGKKVLIDSFHKNADVPGSMNQFSELLRRYGYTTQLNTQALTAESLAGYDVLVINAPDKNSPFSDAENKAVSDWVKAGGSLMLASKSNFGYDNSNLNPLLSEMGSGIRINNDNVYEPNTSDKFSGGMKWSVYAYTMPTTTSGLNNNMEAIRYFSGASLVNENLGALTNNAETGLEILVAGNSTSYNFNVADGYHTYNPAIGGESDENQTSGPDGENIPLIAKEYVGEGRIIVAGRHFYSDFEIVNDVSNTSFTLTTMDWLSNYDRTQDIATVRENAKEGDIVTVKGVVTAPTNKFFDTVYIQDETGGIALYGPQGKDLPVGTVVIATGGITYFEGELELAYENFDMEILYVGPGTEVETKVVDSKDVTAGTYNGQLVKLVGTIKEINDEDSYMLVTDCYGDAYIHTDGYLPLGVDRFQEGDQISVAGIASSGMAGNRIRVRFAEDLEVNTDVIECPVDETPGDGDGGETPGDGDGEQPGAGDGGETPGDGDGEQPGDGDHGETPGEDNVVVTPEKPKKGAVTVETSIIDELAEGATLTIDLKKVVEYKVAFTAEQIKLLKEKGITIVLSNKDVEVHIPVTNFPTKSVEIDVKRMKDNKEALSAVYDFKVTVDGNEYSVFDKMMTLVFKVDAKKVKKAADVTVLYYNEDKKKWEDIGGKYEDGTVTAYTDHFSTFAAFEVSSDDAVSDIPAPKDGYTLPSTATNTYNLLLIGLLFMAAGTGVVLFRKRKFKVQA; encoded by the coding sequence GTGAGTAAGCAATTACGCAGAAATCGAAAATGGTTTGCACTTGCAATGATCTTTTTACTATTAACTGGTTTACTACCTGCAAAGCCATTTACAACTGAAAAAGCTGTTGCCGAAACATCGGATTTATTTTTCTCAGAGTATATTGAGGGAAGTAGCAACAATAAAGCTTTGGAGATTTATAACGGAACAGGATCCGCTGTAGATCTAAGCGGGTACACAGTTGAGCTTTATAGTAATGGTAAAACAGACGTATCGTACTCTCTTGATCTAGAAGGAACACTTGATAACGGTGATGTTTATATTATTGCCAACGCAGGTGCTGTTCCTGCGATACTAGATCTAGCAGACATTACTTCTACCGTTACATACTATAACGGTGATGATGCACTGGTTTTAAAAAATAATGGTAATGTTATTGACTCGATTGGAAAAGTTGGAGAAGACCCAGGCTCTGTTTGGGGAGCTGGTGATGCTAAAACGGCTGAACAAACATTAGTACGTAAAAGCTCTATCACTTCAGGTGACAAAAACCAAAGTGATGACTTTGATCCTGCGACTGAATGGGATCACTATTCACAAAACGATTTTACTTACTTAGGCACACACACAGTTGATAGCACTGATCCTGAAGAGCCAGTAGATCCTGGCGTAACTGCGATTGCTGACGCACGTAAGTTGGACGTTGGTACAACTGATGTGACTGTAAAAGGGGTTATTACCTCTACTAGAAATGGAAAAATTTCAATTCAAGATAATACAGCTGGACTTAGCCTATACAAACAAACAAATGCTGATGTTGTTTTTAAAGAAGGCGACACAGTTAAGGTAACTGGTAAAGTTACAGAGTTTAATGGGGTAAAACAAATTCAAGACTTCACGGCTGAGATTGTAGATGCTTCGACATCTGTACCTGAGCCACAGGTATTATCAATTGATTTGCTTGGTGAAGATAATGAGTCAGAAATCATTAAAATTAATAATGTGACTCTTGGTACAGTAAATACTGGTGGAAGCACTGATCTAACTGATGAAAATGGAAATAAAACGACGATTTATAAAGTACCTGCACTTTCAGGTGTTGCTGCGGGTGATCAAGTAGATGTTATTGCAATTGTTTCTGAATATAAGGGAACATATCAATTGCATGTAAGAACTGCCGGGGATGTAACTCCAGCAGTGGTTGAAGAAACTCCAGATGTGAACACTATTTCTGAAGCTAGAGCTGCTGCAGAAGGAACAGAAGTAACAATCGAAGGTGTTGTTACACATAATGAAACTGGAACCATTATGTATGTTCAAGATTCAACTGGTGGTATTAAGATTGATACGTATGGTAAAGACGTTAGTCTATCAAGCTACCAAAAAGGTGACAAAGTAAACATTAAGGGTGTTATAAGTCTGTTTCGTGCAGAAGCACAAGTGACAGTGGATAAAGTTGAAAACATTACAAAGATTAATGCAAACAATCCACTTCCACAGCCAAAGACGATTACAATTGAAGAACTTGGTGATTATCAAGGTCAACTTGTAACAATTCAGATGGCGAAACTAAATGCAACAACGAGCACAACACATAGTTTTACAATCGAAGATACACTAAAGAAGACAACAACGCTTTATCATGCAAATGCTAAGAACTTTACTTCATCTGCTTATAAAGTAGGAGAGTATTATGATATTACTGGTGTAGCTGCAATGTTTAACACACCACAACTAAAACTTCGTGATGGCGCTGATATGCTTAAGCAAGCTCCACCACAAGATGCTAAGCTTCCATTGATTTATGAAGTGAAGCCATCAAAAATGACAACCATTCTTGAGAAGCAACCTGTCATCTCAGGGAAATTAGAAGAAACTGAAACAGCAATTGACTGGGCGAGCTTTAAGCTTCTTGTTGATGGACAAGATGTAACAGCTGCAGCAACAGTTAATAAAGAAGAATTTACTTTTAGCTATAATACGCCAAATGAATTAGCTCTTGGTGAGCATTCAATTTTTGTGGAAATCTCAGATGTTTCTGGTGCGAAAAATCAATATATCTCTTACTTCTATGTTGCAGAGCAAAAAGAAGATAGCGATTATAACTTCTATTTTGGTGTACCACATGCTCATACTGGATTCTCAGATGGTAAAGGTACTCCAGCAGATGCATACCAAATGTCATATGACAATGGTTTAGATTACATCATCGTTACTGATCACTCAAACTGGTTAGATGGTGACAAATACGTTTCAGAGCGTAAAGAATTCGAAGAAACTGTTGGCTCTGAATGGCATCAAACAAAAGAAATGATGAACGCATTCAATGCAAAACATGAAGGTGACTTCCTTGCAATGCGTGGATTCGAAATGACTTCATCACATTGGGGTCATATCAACGTATTTAACGCTCAAAACTATGTTGAAGCCAAGCAAACAGTAGTTGAACTAGGTGAATTCTATGAGTGGTTAACTACTCAAGAAAATGTGGTTGCATCATTTAACCACCCTAACTGGCCAAGTGATTCTTATAATAACTTAGCATATGTTCCAGAAGTTGATCATTTAATGGCAACTCTTGAAGTTGGTAACGGTGCTCCACCTTACAGCTATGCTCGTGCTGAAGAACATTTCTTCCGTGCAATGGATAATGGTTGGCATGTGGGTGCTGTTAACGGTCAAGATAACCACTCTGCAAACTGGGGTGCGCCTGACAATTTAACAGCAGTAGTTGCTGAAGACTTAACAAATGAATCATTCATGGAAGCATTTAAAGCTCGTCGTGTGTACTCAACTGAAGCACGTGATGCGAAGCTTCGCGTAAAAGCAAATGATTTCTGGATGGGTAGCACATTAGATGTGAAAGATGGCGAAGAACTAAAGTTTGACATTTGGGTACAAGATGAAACAAACCCAATTGATGAAATTCAAATCATTTCAAATGGTGGGGAAATCATTAAGCAAGTTAAAGTTGGAGAAGCAACTGAGTATACTTGGAATCCAACAATTATCGATGGAGACGGTGCAAACTGGTATGTAGTTAAAGTTATTCACACAGATTCTAAGTGGACAACTGCGAGTGCAATTTATACTGCTGGTGGAGAAATGGACGTTAAGTTAACTTTACTTGAAGTTAACCCAGATCCATCTGTACCTGGATTTGAAACAGACTTAACAGCAACAGTAAGTAACATGGGTGTTCGTTCTGTAGAAAACTTAAATGTTAAGTTCTATAGTGGAAGTGTAAGCAGTGAAAATTATATTGGTGAAAGTCCTATTGCTTATATCGGGCCAGGTAAAAAAGGATCTGCAAAAGTAAAATGGATTCCAGAAGAATCTGGTCAAGATAAGATTATCGCTGTACTTGATGAGATTGAAAATGTAACAACAGTAACTAAGTTAGAAAAGATTGTTAAAGTTGTAGCATCAAACGGTAAGAAAGTATTAATTGATTCTTTCCATAAAAACGCGGATGTACCAGGTTCTATGAACCAATTCAGTGAATTACTTCGTCGTTATGGATACACAACACAGCTTAATACACAAGCTCTTACAGCTGAAAGCTTAGCTGGCTATGATGTACTTGTTATTAATGCGCCAGATAAAAACAGTCCATTCTCAGATGCTGAAAATAAAGCGGTAAGTGATTGGGTAAAAGCTGGTGGATCATTAATGCTAGCTTCAAAATCTAACTTTGGTTATGATAACTCAAACCTAAATCCATTACTTTCAGAAATGGGTTCAGGAATTCGTATTAATAATGATAATGTTTATGAGCCAAATACTTCTGATAAGTTCAGTGGTGGTATGAAGTGGTCTGTATATGCTTATACAATGCCAACAACTACAAGTGGTTTAAATAACAATATGGAAGCAATTCGTTACTTCAGTGGTGCTTCACTAGTAAATGAAAATCTAGGAGCATTAACAAATAACGCTGAAACAGGTTTAGAAATTCTTGTTGCTGGTAACAGCACATCTTATAACTTCAATGTTGCAGATGGTTACCACACATATAATCCAGCAATCGGTGGGGAAAGTGATGAAAATCAAACTTCTGGTCCAGACGGAGAAAACATTCCGTTAATTGCAAAGGAATATGTTGGTGAAGGACGTATCATCGTTGCAGGTCGTCATTTCTATTCTGACTTTGAAATTGTAAACGACGTGAGTAATACTTCATTTACGTTAACTACAATGGATTGGTTATCGAATTATGACCGTACCCAAGACATAGCAACTGTTCGTGAAAATGCAAAAGAAGGTGACATTGTCACTGTAAAAGGTGTTGTAACAGCACCGACAAACAAGTTCTTTGATACTGTTTACATTCAAGATGAAACAGGTGGTATAGCACTATATGGTCCGCAAGGTAAGGATTTACCAGTTGGAACTGTAGTCATTGCTACTGGTGGTATCACATATTTCGAAGGTGAACTAGAATTAGCTTATGAAAACTTCGATATGGAAATTCTGTATGTAGGTCCAGGTACTGAGGTTGAAACTAAAGTAGTAGATTCGAAAGATGTCACTGCTGGAACTTACAACGGTCAGCTTGTAAAACTGGTTGGAACAATCAAAGAAATTAATGATGAAGACAGTTATATGCTTGTAACTGATTGCTATGGTGATGCTTATATCCATACAGATGGTTACCTACCACTAGGTGTTGATCGCTTCCAAGAAGGAGATCAAATTAGTGTAGCAGGTATTGCTTCATCAGGTATGGCTGGAAACCGTATCCGTGTTCGTTTTGCTGAAGATTTAGAAGTAAATACTGACGTAATCGAGTGCCCAGTTGACGAAACTCCAGGCGATGGTGATGGCGGCGAAACTCCAGGAGACGGAGATGGCGAGCAACCAGGCGCTGGTGATGGTGGCGAAACTCCAGGCGATGGAGATGGCGAGCAACCAGGCGATGGTGATCATGGTGAAACACCAGGTGAAGATAACGTGGTTGTTACTCCAGAAAAGCCTAAAAAAGGTGCAGTAACAGTTGAAACAAGTATAATTGATGAACTTGCTGAGGGTGCTACTTTAACGATCGATCTTAAGAAAGTCGTTGAGTATAAAGTCGCATTTACTGCTGAGCAAATCAAGCTATTAAAAGAAAAAGGTATCACAATCGTTCTTTCAAACAAGGATGTTGAAGTTCACATTCCTGTAACTAATTTCCCTACAAAATCTGTAGAGATCGATGTAAAGCGTATGAAGGACAATAAAGAAGCACTAAGTGCAGTTTATGATTTCAAAGTAACTGTTGATGGTAATGAATATAGCGTCTTCGATAAAATGATGACATTAGTGTTCAAAGTGGATGCTAAGAAAGTCAAAAAAGCGGCTGACGTAACTGTTCTTTACTACAATGAAGATAAAAAGAAATGGGAAGATATCGGTGGTAAGTACGAAGATGGAACAGTAACAGCATATACTGACCACTTTAGTACATTTGCAGCGTTTGAAGTATCTTCAGATGATGCAGTATCTGATATTCCTGCTCCAAAGGATGGATATACACTACCAAGCACAGCAACAAATACGTATAACCTATTATTAATCGGTTTACTATTCATGGCAGCTGGAACTGGTGTTGTTCTATTCAGAAAGAGAAAGTTTAAGGTTCAAGCTTAA
- a CDS encoding dienelactone hydrolase family protein, with amino-acid sequence MTETDLFLEQMYADTTRRHQGMFTKSDLLRSLGTFSKPCTVNDAIVLETKEFAEYTREKVLIPSTNGLKIPMYILTPKENHSTYPAVLALHGHGYGVREIVGLREDGTEDEGVPGIHQHFAVNLVKRGLKVFAPEVIAMGERRLQQDLKAWKSSSCYTLSTHLLMAGKTLAGLRVFEAGLVLDFISNQHDVNLSQIGVMGFSGGGLIAAYTAALDERVKSTVICGFTSTFQGSILATDHCLCNYIPGILTAAELPEIISLIAPRKLFVESGTRDPIFPLQHVEQAIAVLENKYSKLGNSESFAWDIFVGKHEISGRKSYDWLKNSLLKD; translated from the coding sequence ATGACGGAAACTGATTTGTTTTTAGAACAAATGTATGCGGATACAACCCGGCGGCATCAGGGTATGTTCACGAAGTCTGATTTATTGAGGAGTTTAGGCACTTTTTCTAAACCATGTACAGTTAACGACGCTATTGTCCTGGAGACTAAAGAGTTTGCTGAATATACTCGTGAGAAAGTCCTTATTCCTTCAACCAATGGATTGAAGATCCCTATGTATATTTTAACACCAAAGGAAAATCACTCAACCTACCCAGCGGTGTTAGCACTGCATGGTCACGGATATGGAGTAAGAGAAATCGTTGGGCTTCGAGAGGATGGAACTGAGGATGAAGGTGTACCTGGTATTCATCAGCACTTTGCTGTGAATCTTGTGAAAAGAGGATTAAAAGTATTCGCACCAGAAGTGATCGCTATGGGAGAACGCCGACTGCAGCAGGATTTAAAAGCGTGGAAAAGCTCCTCATGTTACACACTGTCGACACATCTATTAATGGCAGGAAAGACGTTAGCGGGTTTGCGTGTATTTGAAGCAGGGTTAGTTCTTGATTTTATCTCAAACCAACATGATGTTAACTTAAGCCAGATAGGAGTAATGGGTTTTTCAGGTGGTGGGTTAATTGCGGCATATACGGCAGCACTGGATGAGAGGGTCAAGTCGACGGTAATCTGCGGTTTTACAAGTACTTTTCAAGGAAGTATTCTTGCTACAGATCATTGTTTATGCAACTACATACCTGGAATTTTAACAGCAGCTGAACTTCCAGAAATCATTAGTTTGATTGCACCAAGAAAGCTGTTTGTCGAATCAGGGACAAGAGATCCAATTTTTCCACTGCAGCATGTTGAACAGGCAATTGCGGTGCTCGAAAATAAATATAGTAAACTCGGAAACTCAGAAAGTTTCGCATGGGATATATTTGTAGGTAAGCATGAGATTAGTGGTCGAAAATCATATGATTGGTTAAAGAATTCCTTACTAAAAGACTAG
- a CDS encoding LacI family DNA-binding transcriptional regulator, with product MSVTIKDIANISGVSFSTVSKALNNSPLVKPETKSKILKVAKELGYEPNFAARRLVSKETKTIGLVWPTIERVALSTLVSRINEEIEKYSYSMIMSINSTNSSVEMFKRFQVDGIILFEENEQLQSTLSANIPILSYGVGRNHSVPFIDVNYKKAIFQAVNYLVGLGHTNISYIGDFHNDDTRQTEKYEGFIEVMEQFNLQISNQSLINTKGLDWYHGYMATNQLLQSATIPSAVIGGSYDISSGIIRALKENNLVIPKDISVVGYDNIPQMGNLEIPLTSIGVPIEKLAKKIVETLLQQIQDPSSIHFVQTIEPELKERASCGTVKTRD from the coding sequence ATGAGCGTCACAATCAAGGATATTGCAAATATTTCAGGAGTAAGCTTTTCGACCGTTTCGAAGGCTTTAAACAATAGCCCTCTTGTAAAACCAGAAACAAAATCAAAGATTTTAAAGGTTGCTAAAGAATTAGGATATGAGCCTAATTTTGCCGCTAGAAGGCTTGTGTCAAAAGAGACAAAAACAATCGGATTAGTCTGGCCAACGATTGAAAGAGTTGCACTCTCTACTCTCGTCTCCAGAATTAACGAAGAAATCGAGAAATACTCTTATTCTATGATCATGTCGATTAACTCGACCAACTCTAGCGTCGAGATGTTTAAACGATTCCAGGTGGATGGCATTATTTTATTTGAGGAAAACGAACAGCTTCAATCAACGCTCTCAGCCAATATTCCTATTTTATCTTATGGAGTCGGCAGAAATCATTCTGTGCCATTCATTGATGTGAATTATAAAAAAGCGATTTTTCAAGCAGTCAATTATCTTGTTGGTTTAGGGCATACCAACATTTCATATATTGGTGATTTTCACAATGATGATACAAGACAAACGGAAAAGTATGAAGGCTTTATTGAGGTGATGGAGCAATTTAATTTACAAATTTCTAATCAATCACTGATTAATACAAAAGGGCTTGACTGGTATCACGGATATATGGCTACCAATCAACTTTTACAATCAGCAACAATTCCTTCAGCCGTTATTGGTGGATCATATGATATAAGCAGTGGCATCATTCGTGCCCTTAAAGAAAACAACTTAGTTATCCCTAAGGATATCTCAGTAGTTGGATATGATAATATTCCGCAAATGGGCAACCTCGAAATTCCCTTAACCAGTATTGGTGTGCCTATTGAAAAATTAGCAAAGAAAATTGTTGAAACACTTTTACAACAAATTCAAGATCCGAGCTCCATTCATTTTGTTCAAACCATTGAACCTGAATTAAAAGAACGAGCTTCTTGTGGAACAGTTAAGACTAGAGATTAG